The Deferribacter autotrophicus genomic sequence GGCATAGATAGAAGATTTGATGGATGGGCAAATAAAATTATAAAAAGCAATAAAATAATTTTTTTAAATGACTTTATAAAATCTGATAACCCACATATTTGGCTCTCTTTTAATGACCTCATAGCAATTTCAGATATTATTACTAGGTCTCTTTGTAATCTGGATAAATCTAACTGTAATATTTACAAAACAAATTCAAACCTTTTAAAAAACAAATTATTGGATTTAAAAAATAAATACAATTTTCAAAATATTACGGTTATTGAGTGCCATCCTGCATGGACAAAGCTTTTAAGTGAAGTTGGTATCAAATCTATTGGTTTTATTAAGAAAGGGAAAGAACACGAACCAAGTATCAAATCTCTCTCAACACTCCTAAAAAAGGCAAAGAAAAACAATGTAAGATTTATAATTTGCTCAACCAACGATAAAAGCAAAATAAATGATACAGTTGCTAATGTTTTAAACGCAAAAAAAATAGTCCTTGAATCCATAGGTGGATATCCACCTTACAGTTCCATATTTTCACTCTTTGAAATAAACCTACGAAGAATATATAATGGGGTATATGGAAAATAACTTTGTAATAGAGATAAAAAATTTAGACGTCAAAATAAACAACAAATTAATACTTCAGAATATTAATCTCACTCTAAAAGAAAAAGAAATTATGGCCATAGTTGGCCCAAACGGTGGAGGTAAAACCACATTAATAAAAACCATATTGGGATTTTATAAACCATCTGCAGGGACTATAAAAATCATGGGAAAACAATTTCAAAAAATTCCAAAAGGATTGATTGGATATCTTCCACAAAAAGATTTGATTAATTACAATTTCCCAATACTGGTTTATGATGTTGTTTTAATGGGAAGGAGAATATTAAAAAAATTTTTAGAAAAAACCACCGATAAAGATAAAGAAATCTGTCTTGATGCCTTAGATAAAGTTGGTATGTCTGGGTATTTAAACAGACCTTTTAATAAACTTTCAGGTGGACAAAAACAAAGAGTCTTAATTGCAAGACTTTTAGCCATGAAACCAAAAATCTTACTATTTGATGAACCAGCCACTGGGTTAGATGTAGT encodes the following:
- a CDS encoding metal ABC transporter substrate-binding protein produces the protein MKKTFKAIFIFVAILFILSIQGYCLKIATPIFPIYDLVNLIAGTNSDTIYVIKPGENPHHFEPTIETVKKMNNADIYFGIDRRFDGWANKIIKSNKIIFLNDFIKSDNPHIWLSFNDLIAISDIITRSLCNLDKSNCNIYKTNSNLLKNKLLDLKNKYNFQNITVIECHPAWTKLLSEVGIKSIGFIKKGKEHEPSIKSLSTLLKKAKKNNVRFIICSTNDKSKINDTVANVLNAKKIVLESIGGYPPYSSIFSLFEINLRRIYNGVYGK
- a CDS encoding metal ABC transporter ATP-binding protein; translated protein: MENNFVIEIKNLDVKINNKLILQNINLTLKEKEIMAIVGPNGGGKTTLIKTILGFYKPSAGTIKIMGKQFQKIPKGLIGYLPQKDLINYNFPILVYDVVLMGRRILKKFLEKTTDKDKEICLDALDKVGMSGYLNRPFNKLSGGQKQRVLIARLLAMKPKILLFDEPATGLDVVGQEDFYELINKLKEEEKISILMVTHDIGVISSYVDMIACLNRTIHYHGPPEHGIQPEILEKVFGKNIQFVIHDHRCATCRGFSDE